One Cryptomeria japonica chromosome 9, Sugi_1.0, whole genome shotgun sequence genomic window carries:
- the LOC131858543 gene encoding uncharacterized protein LOC131858543 codes for MDHRSAQGEKFAENIKEIHEQVKKTLQQNNEKYKALADKIRSEVHYKVGDLVLAYLRKDGLPKGQPSKLCMEKIGPLKVMYKFGNNAYELELPLNLGISPIFNVCDLYPYKGSQTTTNQEETSAIEYVEWLKDLSPSQPVTLECILDSKVVKKTRKGVYKDYPIKWIRLPESEATWMLERDILQHGTIVQALSTQET; via the coding sequence ATGGACCATAGAAGTGCACAAGGGGAaaaatttgcagaaaatataaaagagatacatgagcaGGTCAAGAAGACATTGCAGCAGAATAATGAGAAGTACAAGGCACTAGCAGACAAAATAAGAAGTGAAGTACACtacaaggttggtgatctagtgttgGCCTACTTGAGGAAGGATGGACTACCGAAGGGACAACCTAGTAAGCTATGCATggagaagattggacctcttaaggtaaTGTATAAGTTTGGCAATAATGCCTATGAGTTAGAGTTACCTCTAAACTTGGGCATATCCCCAAtattcaatgtatgtgatttgtatccATACAAAGGGTCTCAGACAACTACAAATCAAGAAGAAACTAGTgctattgaatatgtagaatggtTAAAAGATTTATCTCCAAGCCAACCAGTCACATTAGAATGCATTTTGGATTCTAAGGTTGTGAAAaagactaggaaaggagtctataaaGACTACCCGATCAAATGGATAAGACTACCAGAGTCAGAGGCTACATGGATGTTAGAGAGAGATATATTACAACATGGTACCATTGTTCAAGCCTTatccactcaagagacttga